Proteins from a single region of Argiope bruennichi chromosome 6, qqArgBrue1.1, whole genome shotgun sequence:
- the LOC129971705 gene encoding uncharacterized protein LOC129971705, with product MNSFLSQTHLRVPQLNLHKSNCVTQQLILNMESRNIDIALVQEPHSYKGTLPGFPSSYRGFSSQNSDLIKAAIIVRNRNISAFLDINYLDYNMVTVHININRISYPFVSYFFEPSSNIDSDLQKINRFFTNVPINKLVGSMDANDKSETWFSPLSDSRGIKLTEFISTHNLFVINEDCGPTFCGSQGSSYIDVTVVGTDLLEDFSCWHLPTYDSLSDHKSIEFEVILDPHPPPKKGEHCTFHLKKANWKLFYNKSKYLLSSIGNLIYSSQDPDTLHDVTDELISIIQKYCKMPIPIKKKKIAQCSLVDNKNRLHVKKAC from the coding sequence ATGAATAGTTTTCTTTCACAAACACATTTGCGTGTTCCTCAGCTCAACCTGCATAAATCAAATTGTGTTACACAGCAGCTTATTTTGAATATGGAATCTCGGAATATTGATATTGCATTGGTTCAAGAACCTCATTCGTATAAAGGAACTCTTCCGGGATTTCCTTCGTCATATAGAGGTTTCTCCAGTCAAAACTCTGACCTAATTAAAGCAGCTATTATAgtcagaaatagaaatatttcagctTTTCTGGATATAAATTATCTAGATTATAATATGGTGACAGTGCATATCAATATTAACAGAATTTCTTATCCATTTGTTTCGTACTTCTTCGAACCCTCCTCGAATATTGATTctgatttacaaaaaataaaccgATTCTTCACCAACGTTCCCATAAACAAGCTGGTCGGGTCTATGGATGCTAATGATAAATCTGAAACATGGTTCAGTCCCCTTTCCGACTCTAGAGGAATCAAACTCACCGAATTTATTAGTACGCATAATCTCTTTGTCATTAATGAAGACTGTGGTCCTACATTTTGTGGATCACAAGGATCTAGTTACATTGATGTAACTGTTGTTGGAACGGATTTACTGGAAGATTTTTCTTGTTGGCACTTGCCTACTTATGATTCTCTATCTGACCACAAATCAATTGAGTTTGAAGTAATACTGGATCCACATCCTCCACCAAAAAAAGGCGAACATTGCACTTTCCATCTTAAAAAAGCGAATTGGAAACTCTTTTACAACAAATCGAAATATTTGCTGTCAAGTATCGGTAATCTCATTTATTCCTCCCAAGATCCAGATACTCTGCATGATGTCACAGATGAGCTCATTTCCATTATccaaaagtattgtaaaatgcCCATtccgattaaaaagaaaaaaattgcacagtgTTCCCTGGTGGACAACAAAAATCGATTGCATGTTAAGAAAGCATGTTAA